The following are from one region of the Bradyrhizobium septentrionale genome:
- a CDS encoding PHB depolymerase family esterase, protein MSLVNNVEFLRHLPKMNAFSGLGALAPAVPTALVETTEFGVNPGDLRMFSFVPAQLARSPALVVVLHGCGQTAASYDLGAGWSALAAHYGFALLMPEQQAANNGNTCFNWFNPQDIARGQGEASSIRQMVAHMLGAHEIDPRRIYVTGLSAGGAMASVMLATYPEVFAGGAIVAGLPYGVATDLREALHAMMHASALSAPELGGLVRNASTHSGAWPKISVWHGSADRTVSPANADAIVRQWLDVHGLPLAAMSKSDVDGHPREVWWNADGETLVESFSITAMAHGTPLGLADNDERYGVEGAFLIEAGISSSYHIASFFGLTDKVRQPHIAPTGIPLERADTISMTIPVPAEAPEVASGRKSDRPRKRSSKSVDVGAVITRALTAAGLMKQP, encoded by the coding sequence TTGTCTCTGGTCAACAACGTCGAATTCTTGCGTCATCTTCCGAAGATGAACGCGTTCAGCGGTCTCGGCGCGCTCGCGCCGGCCGTGCCGACGGCGCTCGTCGAGACGACCGAATTCGGCGTCAACCCCGGCGATCTCAGGATGTTCTCGTTCGTGCCCGCGCAGCTCGCGCGGTCGCCCGCGCTCGTCGTGGTGCTGCATGGCTGCGGCCAGACCGCCGCGTCCTACGATCTCGGTGCCGGCTGGTCGGCGCTGGCGGCGCATTACGGCTTTGCGCTGCTGATGCCGGAGCAGCAGGCCGCCAACAACGGCAACACCTGCTTCAACTGGTTCAATCCGCAGGACATCGCGCGCGGGCAGGGCGAGGCCTCCTCGATCAGGCAGATGGTCGCGCATATGCTCGGCGCGCATGAGATCGACCCGCGTCGCATCTATGTGACGGGACTGTCCGCCGGCGGCGCGATGGCCTCGGTCATGCTCGCGACCTATCCGGAAGTGTTCGCAGGCGGCGCCATCGTTGCCGGCCTGCCGTACGGCGTCGCCACCGATCTGCGCGAGGCGCTGCATGCGATGATGCATGCGAGCGCGCTGTCCGCGCCCGAGCTCGGCGGTCTCGTGCGCAATGCGTCCACGCATAGCGGCGCATGGCCGAAAATTTCGGTGTGGCACGGCAGCGCCGACCGCACCGTCAGTCCTGCCAATGCCGATGCGATCGTCCGGCAGTGGCTCGACGTTCACGGCCTGCCGTTGGCCGCAATGTCGAAGTCGGATGTCGACGGCCATCCCCGCGAGGTCTGGTGGAACGCCGATGGCGAAACGCTGGTCGAATCCTTCAGCATCACCGCCATGGCGCATGGCACGCCGCTTGGGCTTGCCGACAATGACGAGCGCTATGGCGTGGAAGGCGCGTTCCTGATCGAGGCCGGAATCTCCTCGTCCTATCATATCGCGAGCTTCTTCGGCCTGACCGACAAGGTCCGTCAGCCGCATATCGCGCCGACCGGAATCCCGCTTGAACGCGCCGACACGATTTCGATGACGATACCGGTGCCTGCCGAAGCGCCCGAGGTCGCATCCGGTCGCAAGAGCGACCGGCCGCGTAAGCGGAGCAGCAAGAGCGTCGACGTCGGCGCGGTCATCACCCGGGCGCTGACGGCCGCGGGGCTGATGAAACAGCCCTGA
- a CDS encoding LLM class flavin-dependent oxidoreductase, whose protein sequence is MARLKFGAFLAPHHPIGEHPMLQFRRDLDFVEQLDALGYDEFWCGEHHSSGWETIASPEMFLAAAGERTKRIKLGTGVISLPYHHPFNVAQRMVQLDHMTGGRAIFGSGPGALASDAHTLGIDPMTQRDRQDEAIAVIRRLFNGERVTAKTDWFEMHDAALQILPLQEDMPFVVASQISPSGMTLAGKYGIGIISLGSMSTQGLMALPQQWQFAEDAAAKAGTTVSRANWRVLLSWHIAETREQARREAGAGLMRWHNEYNVGTLMRPGLTAFASPDEAVDKTAFVEGAASTIGTPDDLVKMIKNLVDVSGGVGTIVGFAHDWANPENTRRSWDMVARYVVPEINGYIDGLRKSRQFLIDNRAVFERAGQAVMAKIMQNDKAAAALQHTGTGRVAIPAVNAPDLAKAAAKQKA, encoded by the coding sequence ATGGCGCGCCTCAAGTTCGGAGCCTTCCTCGCCCCGCATCATCCGATCGGCGAGCATCCGATGCTGCAATTCCGCCGCGACCTCGATTTCGTCGAACAGCTCGACGCGCTCGGTTACGACGAGTTCTGGTGCGGCGAGCACCATTCTTCGGGCTGGGAGACGATCGCCTCGCCGGAAATGTTCCTGGCCGCCGCCGGCGAGCGCACCAAGCGCATCAAGCTCGGCACCGGCGTGATCTCGCTGCCCTATCACCACCCCTTCAACGTCGCGCAGCGCATGGTGCAGCTCGACCACATGACCGGTGGCCGCGCCATCTTCGGCTCCGGCCCGGGCGCACTGGCCTCCGACGCCCACACGCTCGGCATCGACCCGATGACCCAGCGCGATCGCCAGGACGAGGCGATCGCGGTGATCCGCCGCCTGTTCAACGGCGAGCGCGTCACCGCCAAGACCGACTGGTTCGAGATGCACGACGCGGCGCTGCAGATCCTGCCGCTGCAGGAGGACATGCCGTTCGTGGTGGCGTCGCAGATCTCGCCGTCGGGCATGACGCTCGCCGGCAAGTACGGCATCGGCATCATCTCGCTGGGCTCGATGTCGACCCAGGGCCTGATGGCGCTGCCACAGCAATGGCAATTCGCCGAGGACGCCGCCGCGAAGGCCGGCACCACGGTGAGCCGTGCCAACTGGCGCGTGCTGCTGTCGTGGCACATCGCCGAGACCCGCGAGCAGGCGCGGCGCGAGGCCGGCGCCGGCCTGATGCGCTGGCACAACGAATATAATGTCGGCACGTTGATGCGGCCGGGCCTGACCGCGTTCGCCTCGCCGGATGAGGCGGTCGACAAGACCGCCTTCGTCGAGGGCGCAGCGTCCACCATCGGCACGCCGGATGATCTCGTGAAGATGATCAAGAACCTGGTCGATGTCTCCGGCGGCGTCGGCACCATCGTCGGCTTCGCGCATGACTGGGCCAATCCGGAAAACACCCGCCGCAGCTGGGACATGGTCGCACGCTATGTCGTGCCGGAGATCAACGGCTATATCGACGGCTTGCGCAAGTCGCGCCAGTTCCTGATCGACAACCGTGCCGTGTTCGAGCGCGCCGGCCAGGCGGTGATGGCCAAGATCATGCAGAACGACAAGGCCGCCGCCGCCCTTCAGCACACCGGCACCGGCCGTGTTGCGATTCCGGCTGTGAATGCACCCGATCTCGCGAAGGCCGCGGCGAAGCAGAAGGCGTGA
- a CDS encoding MBL fold metallo-hydrolase has protein sequence MTETTETKPKAGAIIVPVTLFEQNCTIIWHEPTKKAVVIDPGGDVPKIQAAIKQTGVTVEKIWLTHGHIDHVGGAADLRDALQVKIEGPHIADKYLLDNVVSSGERFGITGVRNFGPDRWLDEGDQVSIGDLTFDILHCPGHSPGSVVFFNKDLRFAHVGDVLFAGSVGRTDLPGGSHPTLIQSIKEKLLPLGDDVGFICGHGAGSSIGQERMTNPFLTGEM, from the coding sequence ATGACCGAGACAACCGAAACCAAACCGAAGGCCGGCGCGATCATCGTGCCGGTGACGCTGTTCGAGCAGAACTGCACCATCATCTGGCACGAGCCGACCAAGAAGGCCGTGGTGATCGACCCCGGCGGCGACGTGCCGAAGATCCAGGCCGCGATCAAGCAGACCGGCGTGACGGTCGAGAAGATCTGGCTGACCCATGGCCATATCGACCATGTCGGCGGCGCCGCAGACTTGCGCGATGCGCTGCAGGTCAAGATCGAGGGCCCGCATATCGCCGACAAATATCTGCTCGACAATGTGGTCTCGAGCGGCGAGCGCTTCGGCATCACCGGGGTGCGCAATTTCGGTCCGGATCGCTGGCTCGACGAGGGCGATCAGGTCTCGATCGGCGACCTCACCTTCGACATCCTGCACTGCCCCGGCCATTCGCCGGGCAGCGTGGTGTTCTTCAACAAGGACCTGCGCTTCGCCCATGTCGGCGACGTGCTGTTTGCCGGCTCGGTCGGGCGCACCGATCTGCCCGGCGGCAGCCATCCGACGCTGATCCAGTCGATCAAGGAGAAGCTGCTGCCGCTCGGCGACGATGTCGGCTTCATCTGCGGCCACGGCGCGGGATCGAGCATCGGCCAGGAGCGGATGACGAACCCGTTCCTGACCGGCGAGATGTAG